The sequence below is a genomic window from Lolium perenne isolate Kyuss_39 chromosome 4, Kyuss_2.0, whole genome shotgun sequence.
acggtgtttcattggtgttatgtcaacAACTTGCATACtataccatgcagtggtatgctgggtcaccacacaaTCTGTCCATTTGATGACCTCCGTTATACATACACTTAGTTCATGTACAAGGATCTTATCTTAGCAATGCTACCTAGCATAACTGTTAAGTTAGACGAGAGACAAATAAGAAAATatcatctcttagctaagagacgcTCTTAGTATGAGTAAGATACGATAAAACATTTTCGCCGTATTGTACAGGATGTTTTATCTTAGTCACATGTTTTTGTATAATTTATCAACTCAATATCTTTAGATGAATAGAATAAATATTGTACTTTTACCTTTTGTCTTCCgtcaaagaatttcaaaattgatcaacttactgaAGATGTAGCCACATTTATTACACCAAATTAGTGCCACTTCATCCTATTTAGAATGTAGTTTTAAAAATGTGCCGATAGAATGTCGTATACTCTCTTCGTACATAAAAAATGTcgaagatttatctaaatttgaatgtatcgcATACTAAAAaaaatctagatacatctaaatttagataaacttgTGACATCCTTTTACAGAAGGAGGTGGTATGTTGCTAATCTTTTCTATACGTTTGGTCAAATCTAGAAGAACACTTGTTTAAAGATGAAGAGAGTATTCTACatgcccttagagcatctccactcgtctccccgagaaGCCCCCACGAGCCGTTTTTTACATCCGGATGGCGGaaaacggcccagtcgcgcccccaggTTCTCGTTTTCATCCGGATTtgagcctaaattcatccggcgatcccacgccatccccggccccccggggagcgctcgggaactccggatggagcaaaaccaatcgcccacgcccacgtgtctcctctttcgtccggactccccgggccatcctcttttcccccgagaaacgccgcttggggagcacacgactggaaatatactgccccccaggccaaattttcgtccaatccggacgaaaatttcacctgatttgggcgtggggagcgtcaacgagtggggatgctcttacctAGGTACTAGCAGTAAGCTCGTAACAGTGATTTGGTAAAGAAAATGTATCACAGATAAAATATTCAAGCAAGGAATGTGGGGTTTAAATCTGTCTGGTGTGAGACACACACGTCAGCATTCAGGTAGTAGCAAGCAGGGATTCCTTGTGTCCTGCAAAGATCGAAAGCAACTCTACATGGTCAGGCGCTGCACCCCTACGTACTCATATCCTCAGCCTTCTGTCACCTATCGTACCATCACCTACAATGCCTATCCAACACAGCCCACAGCCCACACAGAGCACCATCTCTTTCTAATAAGCTCGGTCGCTCAGTCTGCTTCGCGCGCGCGGTGTATATATACACGCTCGCACTTCAATCCCAAACACAGCAAAACTCACTGGTATCCAAGTTAGCTCAATTACCATTGCCATAGGAGCATCCATACATACTTGCAGGCTAGGCCAGATCGCCATGGAAGCTCCCCTGCACCAGCTGCCACCCATGCAACACGCCATGCTCGCCCATCCTCCCAGCTGCAAGCACGACGCcgcggcgaccatggcggcgacgGACATGGCGTGCCTCCAACAGCaccagcaccagcagcagcagcagatgatACCGCCGGCGGTGCCGAGCCCGAACACGCCGTCGGGAGCGCGCGAGCAGTGCCCGCGGTGCGCGTCCCACGACACTAAGTTCTGCtactacaacaactacaacacgTCGCAGCCGCGCCACTTCTGCCGCGCCTGCCGCCGCTACTGGACGCTCGGGGGCTCCCTCCGCAACGTCCCCATCGGAGGCTCCACCCGGAAGCGCCTGCGCCCGGCGCCGCAGCAGGCGTTCCGCCGCCCGGCCGTCCACTTCGgcgcgcctcctccgccgccgatgcCGGCGCCGCAGCCGCAGCAGCCCCACTCTCACCAGTCTCAGCAGCAGCAAGGTGGCCTTCTCGGCTCGCTCTTCGCGCTCGGCGGGGCGCCGCTCCTCGAGGGCCGCGTCGGGTTCGACCTCGGTCTAGGCCTGCCAGGGCTGGGCCAGGTGGAGTTCGGACTGCATTCCCTCGGCCTCAGGGGCGGCGGCCATGCGGCAGCTGGGACGTCGTCGGCATCGCTGCTCTGGCCAGCCGGGCTCCTGGAGAACGGCAGCATGGACGCGTGGAAGATGTCCGGCGGCGGGGCGGGTGCCATGTCCATGTGGGCGCCGGAGTTCTCTTCCGCGCCGACGGCGGCACAGGTCGGCGGCATGATGTTTCACGGCGGGGCCCAGATAATGTGACATCTGTGAGAGTATGTGGAGTCAGTAGTTGTATACGTTCGTACGTTGTGCCAGTGGCGTGTCTCATGTGTCTGCATTATGTGTGATCCTGTGTTAATCTGGGCAACTGCATGGCTCCTGCGGTGTCTTGTCTATGTGCGCAGTACAAGAGAAGGCTGGTCTGCGGTTTTGGTTCCAAGATAACAAGATTAGAATAGTCTTCTGTTAAGGTCATCGCAGTCTAGAGGCTCTAGTACGTGCTGCTGCGCGGTTTAGGTTACATGCATGTTCATGATATCATGGTATAATTTACATCATCTATAAATTGAGTTGATTTCCTTCGTGTTATCAAGCGCATGGCTCGTGTTGTGTCTTGTCTACGTTCCTGATTTCTGTGAATAAACCTAAAGAGTTGCATCAAAAGCAATGAAAATACGAATTGAGATCACTTACACCTTTGTTAAATATGTCGGAATTCAGGATTGGAGCTCACTTGCTTAGCCACATTCCCATGGAACTGAAACATGACCATGCATGCCCTAAGTACAGCAATTTGTGAGCAGGCGTTCTCGAAAGAACGGGTTGAACCTCTTGACCCTTCGGAAATTTATTTTCCCTTTCAGAATTCTAGAATTTTTACCTGGATCATCTATCTattttatatactaaaagcaaaatacaggTCTTAAATAGAGAAACAAGGTTAATCCACATCACTAAAATTATCTAATACGCTTGATTTTGGTGGGACCTAATTATAATGGCCGAGATTAATGGACTTATGTTACCCAATTTCTGTTACGTGCCGGGGCACCGTATTGTCTTCCGGAGTGCTCTCTCTTCGGAGTCGTCGGATCGAAAACGGGCGGTGTTCCCTCTATTCCACTAGTGTCCAAAACGTGCCCGCATTGATTTCGTCTCCGCCCTGTCTTCACCGGGCGTATTCATCTCAATCCCCCACCCCGCACTGAACTCGTGCTTGTCCGCCGCGATTCCTCCGGCGATTCCGTTTCCTTCATCGCGCCCGTCGATTAGAGCCTCGCCGAATGCTGCCGCCGGCGACGAGAGGTACTACCGAAACTTCGCTGTGGTGTGTGTTCGTATTATTCT
It includes:
- the LOC127293818 gene encoding uncharacterized protein codes for the protein MEAPLHQLPPMQHAMLAHPPSCKHDAAATMAATDMACLQQHQHQQQQQMIPPAVPSPNTPSGAREQCPRCASHDTKFCYYNNYNTSQPRHFCRACRRYWTLGGSLRNVPIGGSTRKRLRPAPQQAFRRPAVHFGAPPPPPMPAPQPQQPHSHQSQQQQGGLLGSLFALGGAPLLEGRVGFDLGLGLPGLGQVEFGLHSLGLRGGGHAAAGTSSASLLWPAGLLENGSMDAWKMSGGGAGAMSMWAPEFSSAPTAAQVGGMMFHGGAQIM